The uncultured Mailhella sp. genome segment TGTTCAATTCCATGTCCGGCGGACGCTTCTGGGGCACGTTGTTCTTCGTGTTCATGAGCGTGGCCGCGCTGACTACGGTCATCACTGTCATCGAGAACATCATTTCCTACAGCATGGACGTGTGGAAATGGTCGCGCCGCAAGTCCACGGTGGTGAACGGCGTGGCGCTCACACTGCTGACTCTGCCCTGCGTGCTCGGCTTCAACGTGCTCTCCGGCATTCAGCCGCTGGGCAAGGGCAGCACGCTCATGGATCTGGAAGACTTCATTCTCAGCAACAATCTGCTGTCCATAGGCGCCATCACCTTCATGCTGTTCTGCTGTCACAAGTTCGGCTGGGGCTGGGACAAGTTCATGGCTGAAACCGACGCCGGCCGCGGCGTGAAGTTTCCCAAGTTCCTGCGCTTCTACCTGACGTGGATTCTGCCTCTTGTGGTGGCGCTGGTGTTTGTGCAGGGATATATTCAGAAATTCTTTTCCTGATGTCGTCTCTCTGAACCTCTGCAATAACGAGAAGGCCGCGTCTTACGGACGCGGCCTTCTCTATGACGGGCGTGCCCCGGAGCTGGGAATGTTTTCTGCGGCGTCGCTTCGGTTTGCGCGGCAACGCCGGATTTTCGTCATCTCCGGCGCTTCGCCCCGTCTGAAATCGACGCGCGCAGTCGTCAGGCCTGCTCGCCTATGCGGCGCAGAACCTCAAGCAGCAGACGCCAGGCCCGTTCAGCAGAAGGAAGGTTGAGCGTTTCCTTGGTGGAATGCGCGCCCGTGACTTCCGGCCCGAAGGAGAGAAAGTCCATGGGGTGTCCGAGCTTCTTGAACTTTTCGGAGAACAGGCCGCATTCCAGACCGGCGTGAATGCCTTCCACTCTGGCGTCCTTGTGGAAGAGATCGCGGTAGGTCTGTTCAAACAGCGGCTGCAGGCGGGAATCGGGATTGTATTCCCAGGCCGGATAGTCGCCGGAATGTTCCACGGTTGCGCCCACCATGGCGCCGAGCACGTCGATCTGACGGCAGAGGGCCTCCTTGCGGCTGGCGGAGGAACTTCTGGTCTGGCACTGGAAGACCACGCCGTTCTCTTCCATGAGCATCACGGCAAAGTTGTTGGAGCTTTCCACCAGACGCTGCGAGGTGATGGTCATGTCCATGGAGGCGATGCCGGTGGGAATCAGCAGCGCGGCGTCAAGAATGCGTCCGGCGCTTTCTTCGGTCATGATCCTGCCGCCTTCCGCGTTCTCCAGGGTGATGTGCAGACCTGCGCCGTCGGCTCCCCGCAGTTCGTGGCGGAAAACGTCGGCCCAGTCGTCAAGACGGCTGCGCAGCGCATCTTCGTCGGCGCGGATGAACACCACGGCCGAGCTCTCCTTGGGAATGGCGTTGGCCGCCGTGCCGCCGTGGATGGACGCCAGACGGCAGGGGAAGGCCTGCATGAGGTCGTCGAGCACTCTGGCCAGCAGCTTGTTGCTGTTGCCGCGCTCCTTGTGGATTTCGAGGCCCGAGTGTCCGCCCGCCAGGCCGCCCACGGTGATGCGGAAAAAGCGGAAGGCGCTGCGTTCGGGAACGGCGGCCGCGTCTTCAAACGCGGCGGGAATGTGCATTCTGCTTCTTCTTCCGCCGGCGCAGCTCACGCAGAACACGCCTTCTTCTTCGGAGTCCATGTTGATGAACATGGAGGCCGTCACCTGCGAGGCGTCGAACACCGTGGCTCCGCCCATGCCCACTTCTTCATCCACGGTGACCACGGCTTCGAGCGGAGGATGCGGAATGTCCCTGGAATCCAGCAGCGCGAGCATGTAGGCGAGCGCTATGCCGTTGTCCGCGCCCAGCGAGGTGCCGTCGGCGTGCAGGCTGTCGCCGTCGAACACGAGCTTCAGCGGATCCTTGGCAAAATCGAAGTCGAGGCCGTTGTCCTTCACGCACACCATGTCCATGTGTCCCTGAAGAACCACGGCGGGAGCCTGTTCCAGACCGGGCGTGCCGGGCTTGCGGATGAGAATGTTGCCTGCTTCGTCCTGCCTGACGGCGAGGCCGCGCTCGTTGGCGAAGGTCACGAGATAGTCGCTGAGCTGACGCTCGTGCTTTGATTCATGAGGAATGCTGCAGATCTTGGCAAACCAGCCGAGATAGGGCTTGTCGGTGCTGGAGGCGTTGTTCATAACTTGCTCCTGTATTTTCCATGTCGTTGAAATGCCTGGGAGGATGCGAGCCCGCAAGGGCGCGCCGTTCCGGTTTACTCAAGAAGTCCGCCGGGTGCAACCGGCTCTTCGGATCGACGCGGGAGACGCTTGAAAAAGCGCTGCGGCGCATGCGATGCCGGGAAAATAAGAGAAGAAATATGCAGGATTTTTTAATTTCCCGCCGACTGATTGACATAATGTTCTATTAATCACATAGTACCGACGTATGCCTTTTTCAGACGGAATCAGGTTTACGTGTATTATTTATTCTACCTCGGAGAATATTATGGAATACAGCAGAAGAGCCATGCTGGGCGTTATGGGTGGTCTTGCCGTTGGTGGTTCCCTTGCCGCCATGTCCGGTACCGTTATCGCGGCTCCTGCCGCTCCTGCCATGTCCGCCGGCAAAAACGGACACTTTGCGCAGATGGGCGGAGAGTTCGGCTGGACCCCGAAAAAGATCGACGACATCGCCGCTGCGGCTTCCGTGGCCTATCAGGGCTACTGGTATAAGGGTTACGGCTGCGGCTACGGCGTGTTCTACAGCATCATCGGCACCATGGCGGAAAAGTACGGCGCTCCCTACAACACCTTCCCCTTCACCATGATGGAAGGATTCAAGGGCGGCATGTCCGACTGGGGCACCATCTGCGGCGCGCTTGCCGGCGCGGCCATGGCCTTCTCGGTGTTCTATCCGCGCAAGGAAGCCACTCCCATGGTGAACGAGCTGTTCCGCTGGTATGAACAGACGGCCTTCCCCATCTACAATCCCGGCGACGCCGCCCAGGGCGTGAAGGGCGATCTGCCCACCAGCGTGTCGCATTCCGTGCTCTGCCATGTGTCGGTTTCCCGCTGGTCGCACGCCACCAAGCTGGCGGCCAACAGCACGGAACGCAGCGAACGCTGCGGCCGCATCACGGCCGACGTGAGCCGCAAGGCCATTGAGATTCTCAACGCCAAGATCGAAGCCGGCAAGGAATGGAAGGGCGCGCTCGGCAAGCAGGAATCCGTGACCGGCTGCACCACCTGCCACGGCAAGGGCAAGATGTCCGACATCCAGAAGGGCAACATGGACTGCACTCCCTGCCACAGCGGTTCCGAAGCCACGGCGGACAAGTTCCACAACCATCCGTAAATCGGGAAAGGCTCATTCCATATTGATGAGGAAAAGGAGGGGGCCGAATCCCCCTCCTCTTTTTTATAAAAAAGTGTTTTTCGGACGGTTGCGGCAGGAATTGCCGCGGAAAGCCTGACGAAGCCGTTTGGATTGATAAAAAAAAGAATGTAATCAGCATATTAAATATAAAAATGAAAAAAGAATGAAAAAATCGCAAAAAAGTGTTTGACAAGTCGTGAGTAAATGGGCATAACTCGAAAACACGCTGAGGCACAGCGGCTCAAACGAGCGCCCCGCCGAAAGCGCCGCCTGAAAAAAAACTTGAAAAAAGTTGTTGACAGGTGAAACGAAAAGTTGCATAAAGCAACACCGCCGCGAGTGAGCGGCACGGTTCTTTGACAAGTGAAGAGCGAGTTGGGAAATAGAGCTTTGAGTTCGATTTGAGAACTTTATGTTCTCTGAATCAAATACTTTTCAACTGGAGAGTTTGATTCTGGCTCAGATTGAACGCTGGCGGCGTGCCTAACACATGCAAGTCGTACGTGAAAGGGTCTTCGGACCCGAGTAAAGTGGCGCACGGGTGAGTAACACGTGGATAATCTACCGGGAAGTGAGGAATAACAGCTGGAAACGGCTGCTAATACCGCATACGCTTCATATTTATCTATGAAGGAAAGGGGGCCTCTGCATATGCTTCCGCTTTTCGATGAGTCCGCGTCCCATTAGCTAGTTGGTGAGGTAACGGCCCACCAAGGCGACGATGGGTAGCTGGTCTAAGAGGATGATCAGCCACATTGGAACTGGAACACGGTCCAAACTCCTACGGGAGGCAGCAGTGGGGAATATTGCGCAATGGGCGAAAGCCTGACGCAGCGACGCCGCGTGAGGGATGAAGGTCTTCGGATCGTAAACCTCTGTCAGAAGGGAAGAATAAGCATTGTGCTAATCAGCAATGCCCTGACGGTACCTTCAAAGGAAGCACCGGCTAACTCCGTGCCAGCAGCCGCGGTAATACGGAGGGTGCAAGCGTTAATCGGAATTACTGGGCGTAAAGCGCGTGTAGGCTGTATGGCAAGTTGGAGGTGAAATCCCACGGCTCAACCGTGGAACTGCCTTCAAAACTACCAAACTGGAGTGCGAGAGAGGATAGCGGAATTCCAGGTGTAGGAGTGAAATCCGTAGATATCTGGAAGAACATCAGTGGCGAAGGCGGCTATCTGGCTCGTAACTGACGCTGAGATGCGAAAGCGTGGGTAGCAAACAGGATTAGATACCCTGGTAGTCCACGCTGTAAACGATGGATACTAGTTGTCGGGTTGTATGACTCGGTGACGCAGCTAACGCAATAAGTATCCCGCCTGGGGAGTACGGT includes the following:
- a CDS encoding aminoacyl-histidine dipeptidase — translated: MNNASSTDKPYLGWFAKICSIPHESKHERQLSDYLVTFANERGLAVRQDEAGNILIRKPGTPGLEQAPAVVLQGHMDMVCVKDNGLDFDFAKDPLKLVFDGDSLHADGTSLGADNGIALAYMLALLDSRDIPHPPLEAVVTVDEEVGMGGATVFDASQVTASMFINMDSEEEGVFCVSCAGGRRSRMHIPAAFEDAAAVPERSAFRFFRITVGGLAGGHSGLEIHKERGNSNKLLARVLDDLMQAFPCRLASIHGGTAANAIPKESSAVVFIRADEDALRSRLDDWADVFRHELRGADGAGLHITLENAEGGRIMTEESAGRILDAALLIPTGIASMDMTITSQRLVESSNNFAVMLMEENGVVFQCQTRSSSASRKEALCRQIDVLGAMVGATVEHSGDYPAWEYNPDSRLQPLFEQTYRDLFHKDARVEGIHAGLECGLFSEKFKKLGHPMDFLSFGPEVTGAHSTKETLNLPSAERAWRLLLEVLRRIGEQA
- a CDS encoding split-Soret cytochrome c, whose product is MEYSRRAMLGVMGGLAVGGSLAAMSGTVIAAPAAPAMSAGKNGHFAQMGGEFGWTPKKIDDIAAAASVAYQGYWYKGYGCGYGVFYSIIGTMAEKYGAPYNTFPFTMMEGFKGGMSDWGTICGALAGAAMAFSVFYPRKEATPMVNELFRWYEQTAFPIYNPGDAAQGVKGDLPTSVSHSVLCHVSVSRWSHATKLAANSTERSERCGRITADVSRKAIEILNAKIEAGKEWKGALGKQESVTGCTTCHGKGKMSDIQKGNMDCTPCHSGSEATADKFHNHP